A genome region from Clostridium pasteurianum includes the following:
- a CDS encoding UDP-N-acetylmuramoyl-L-alanyl-D-glutamate--2,6-diaminopimelate ligase translates to MKLKSILYNIKYELISGDLNAEITNINYDSRAVKDGGLFFCIEGYKSDGHKFIDKAVENGAAAIVCTKIPEEMPNCTVIKVEDGRKAMAVLGANFYGNPTEKLKLIGITGTNGKTTSTYMMKSMLESSGYKVGLIGTIANYIGNKKIESHRTTPESLELQKLFKDMVDSGIEYCVMEVSSHSLYLDRVYGINFREGIFTNLTRDHLDFHKTFENYYQAKMILFRNSKNSIINIDDKYGERVLKDCNNNKITYGLSEKADLRAENLKMSSRGTEFDLCYKKLEEHVKINIPGKYNVYNALGSVAACLNEGISMEKVKEGLKNLSSVPGRCEIVTHGSKVPFDVVLDYAHTPDGLEKVLKAAREFTRGKLIAVFGCGGDRDKTKRPIMGEIGAKLSDTAIITSDNPRSEEPGEIIKDIVKGIKNDNYVIVENRKEAIKKALLTAQKDDVIVLAGKGHEDYQILKDKTIHFDEREIVSEYIKELF, encoded by the coding sequence ATGAAATTAAAAAGTATACTTTATAATATTAAATATGAACTTATAAGTGGAGATTTAAATGCTGAAATAACTAACATAAACTATGATTCCAGAGCAGTAAAAGATGGGGGATTATTTTTTTGTATTGAAGGTTATAAAAGTGATGGACATAAATTTATAGATAAGGCTGTAGAAAATGGGGCAGCTGCTATAGTATGTACTAAAATACCTGAGGAAATGCCTAATTGTACTGTTATTAAAGTAGAGGATGGAAGAAAGGCCATGGCAGTTTTAGGAGCAAATTTTTATGGTAATCCTACAGAGAAACTTAAGCTCATAGGTATTACAGGTACCAATGGTAAAACTACTTCTACATATATGATGAAGTCTATGCTTGAAAGTTCAGGATATAAAGTTGGGCTTATAGGAACAATTGCAAATTATATAGGGAATAAAAAAATTGAAAGCCACAGAACTACACCTGAATCTCTTGAACTTCAAAAATTATTTAAGGATATGGTGGATAGCGGAATTGAGTATTGTGTAATGGAAGTCTCATCTCATTCTTTGTATCTTGATAGGGTTTATGGAATTAATTTTAGAGAAGGTATATTCACAAATTTGACAAGGGATCATCTTGATTTCCATAAAACTTTTGAGAATTATTATCAAGCTAAAATGATACTATTTAGGAATAGCAAAAATTCTATAATAAATATTGATGATAAATATGGTGAAAGAGTTCTTAAAGATTGTAATAATAATAAGATTACATATGGTTTATCAGAAAAAGCTGATTTAAGAGCGGAAAATCTAAAAATGAGTTCTAGAGGAACAGAATTTGATTTATGCTATAAGAAATTAGAAGAACATGTTAAAATAAATATTCCAGGTAAGTATAATGTGTATAATGCGCTTGGAAGTGTTGCTGCGTGCTTAAATGAAGGAATTAGTATGGAAAAAGTAAAGGAGGGACTTAAAAATCTTTCAAGTGTTCCAGGGAGATGTGAAATAGTAACTCATGGCTCAAAGGTACCTTTTGATGTGGTTTTAGATTATGCTCATACTCCAGATGGACTTGAAAAAGTACTTAAAGCTGCAAGAGAATTTACACGTGGAAAACTCATTGCTGTTTTCGGATGTGGAGGAGATAGAGACAAGACCAAAAGACCGATTATGGGTGAAATTGGAGCAAAGCTAAGTGATACTGCGATAATAACATCAGATAACCCTAGAAGTGAAGAACCGGGAGAAATAATTAAGGATATAGTAAAAGGCATAAAAAACGATAATTATGTTATAGTTGAAAATAGAAAAGAAGCAATAAAAAAGGCTCTTCTTACGGCTCAAAAAGACGATGTTATAGTATTAGCTGGTAAGGGACATGAAGATTATCAAATACTAAAGGACAAAACTATTCATTTTGATGAAAGAGAAATAGTTTCAGAATATATAAAGGAGCTGTTTTAA
- a CDS encoding UDP-N-acetylmuramoyl-tripeptide--D-alanyl-D-alanine ligase, giving the protein MENLTFDEIVKAVDGKVILRGSKEKFNDISIDTRKLNKGSVFIAIKGENFNGNKFIHKAVENGAAFCIVDEVLFEKDSIVQYDVTIVQVKDTKKALLNLAEYYRSTLDIKVVAITGSTGKTSTKDITASVLRSKFKVFKTSGNFNNEIGLPLMIFELNNTYDIAVLEMGMSHFDEIHRMAEAARPDIAMITNIGISHIENLHSRENILKAKLEIIDFFKDNNILILNGDNDLLSTVKLNNVHVIKTSIRDEKDFSACDLVLDENSSNFSVKEKGQKFSNIKLLMPGKHNVENAMLAIACARSLGLTYEEIKKGLLNLELTSMRLDIVNGDNIVIVDDSYNASPDSMRAAIDVTKNLKGKRRIAILGTMRELGEKSHEAHKNVGVYAKENNIDKLLTIGEFGEAYLEGYGNEENFKSFLDSDELIKFVEENIRRGDVFLVKASRLMKFENIVAKLKELDKEI; this is encoded by the coding sequence TTGGAAAATTTGACATTTGATGAGATTGTAAAAGCAGTAGATGGCAAGGTTATTCTACGTGGAAGTAAAGAAAAATTCAATGATATAAGTATCGATACAAGAAAGTTAAATAAAGGTTCTGTTTTTATAGCTATTAAAGGTGAAAATTTTAATGGTAATAAGTTTATACATAAAGCAGTAGAAAATGGAGCAGCTTTTTGTATTGTAGATGAAGTCCTTTTTGAAAAAGATTCTATAGTGCAGTATGATGTAACAATAGTGCAGGTTAAAGATACAAAAAAGGCACTTCTTAATTTAGCAGAATATTATAGAAGTACACTTGACATAAAGGTAGTTGCTATAACTGGCTCAACAGGAAAAACATCTACAAAAGATATTACAGCATCTGTTTTAAGAAGCAAGTTTAAAGTATTTAAAACATCTGGAAATTTTAATAACGAAATAGGACTGCCACTGATGATATTTGAACTTAATAATACTTATGATATTGCTGTACTTGAAATGGGAATGAGTCACTTTGATGAAATACACAGAATGGCTGAGGCTGCAAGGCCAGATATTGCTATGATAACTAATATAGGGATATCACATATTGAGAATCTTCACAGCAGAGAGAATATATTGAAGGCAAAACTCGAAATAATAGATTTCTTTAAGGATAATAATATCTTAATTTTAAATGGCGATAATGATCTTTTAAGTACTGTAAAACTTAATAATGTTCATGTAATTAAAACTTCTATCAGGGATGAAAAAGATTTTAGCGCGTGTGATTTAGTTTTAGATGAGAATAGCTCTAATTTTAGTGTAAAAGAGAAAGGTCAGAAGTTTAGTAATATAAAACTTTTAATGCCAGGTAAACATAATGTGGAAAATGCCATGTTGGCTATTGCATGTGCTAGAAGCTTAGGACTTACTTATGAAGAAATAAAAAAGGGACTTTTAAATCTTGAACTTACATCAATGAGGCTTGATATTGTTAATGGAGATAATATTGTCATAGTAGATGATTCCTATAATGCAAGTCCTGATTCTATGAGAGCTGCTATTGATGTTACTAAGAATCTTAAAGGAAAAAGGAGAATAGCAATACTCGGTACCATGAGAGAACTAGGTGAAAAATCCCATGAGGCACATAAAAATGTCGGTGTATATGCAAAGGAAAATAATATAGATAAGCTTTTAACAATAGGTGAATTTGGTGAAGCATACCTTGAAGGATATGGCAATGAGGAAAATTTTAAATCATTTTTGGATTCTGATGAGCTCATTAAATTTGTAGAGGAGAACATAAGACGTGGAGATGTTTTTCTTGTAAAGGCATCTAGGCTTATGAAATTTGAAAATATAGTTGCAAAACTTAAAGAACTAGATAAGGAGATATAA